Proteins found in one Paenibacillus borealis genomic segment:
- a CDS encoding glycosyltransferase family 2 protein has product MSTQVRYSIIIPMFNEEEVIQETYRRIKKVMGATGEPYELLFVNDGSTDNCAQMIEECSYWDESVKLIDLSRNFGHQIAITAGMDYALGDAVVIIDADLQDPPELILDMIAEWKKGYEVVYAKRIKRNGESLFKKWTAALFYRILRYSTDISIPVDTGDFRLIDRKVCDELKRLPEKNRFVRGLVSWVGFRQKALEYERDERLAGETKYPLKRMIKLSLDGITSFSYKPLKLAGYLGALLSASGFLYLMYVLYLALFTDEAVKGWASMIGITLTFNGFVLIMLGVLGEYVGRIYDESKGRPLYIVQEFYGGKKQQSTQKHRVAHLNK; this is encoded by the coding sequence ATGAGCACCCAAGTGCGCTATTCCATAATTATACCGATGTTCAATGAAGAGGAAGTCATTCAGGAGACGTACCGGCGGATCAAAAAAGTAATGGGAGCAACAGGTGAGCCCTATGAGCTGCTCTTCGTCAATGACGGCAGTACGGATAACTGTGCGCAGATGATCGAGGAGTGCAGCTACTGGGATGAAAGTGTGAAGCTGATTGATCTGTCCCGTAATTTCGGCCATCAGATAGCCATTACAGCAGGGATGGATTATGCGCTTGGCGATGCCGTTGTCATTATAGATGCGGATCTGCAGGACCCGCCTGAACTGATTCTGGATATGATTGCCGAGTGGAAAAAAGGCTATGAGGTCGTTTATGCCAAGCGCATCAAACGAAATGGGGAATCGCTGTTCAAAAAGTGGACAGCAGCCCTCTTTTACCGGATACTCCGCTATTCGACAGATATCTCTATCCCGGTGGACACCGGAGATTTCCGGCTGATTGACCGCAAAGTCTGTGATGAGCTGAAGCGTCTGCCGGAGAAAAACCGTTTTGTCCGCGGACTGGTAAGCTGGGTGGGCTTCCGCCAGAAGGCGCTTGAATACGAGCGTGATGAACGGCTGGCCGGTGAAACCAAATATCCGCTGAAACGCATGATTAAGCTGTCTCTGGACGGCATTACCTCCTTCTCCTACAAACCGCTGAAGCTGGCGGGCTATCTGGGAGCTCTGCTGTCCGCATCCGGCTTTCTGTACCTTATGTATGTGCTCTACCTGGCGCTCTTTACGGACGAGGCCGTTAAGGGCTGGGCGTCGATGATCGGGATTACGCTAACCTTCAACGGGTTTGTGCTGATTATGCTGGGTGTGCTGGGCGAGTATGTCGGCCGGATCTATGACGAGTCCAAGGGGCGTCCGCTCTACATTGTTCAGGAGTTCTACGGCGGCAAGAAGCAGCAGAGTACGCAGAAGCACAGAGTAGCGCATCTTAACAAATAA
- the galU gene encoding UTP--glucose-1-phosphate uridylyltransferase GalU gives MKIRKAVIPAAGLGTRFLPATKAQPKEMLPIVDKPAIQYIVEEAVRSGIESIIIVTGRGKKSIEDHFDKSVELEQTLLDKGKLDLLREVQGISELASIHYIRQKEPLGLGHAISCAEQFIGDEPFAVLLGDDIMVSETPAIAQMMRLYEHSGQTIVGVQQVLPQDVHKYGIIDSAGSVEGVHAVNGLVEKPSPQNAPSDYAIMGRYILQPSIFSVLNKLERGTGGEYQLTDALHEICGREGMMALTLQGKRYDIGSKFGYIQATLEMGLQREELRPLLLPYMRELLSGMEAGDVPYRTALRSAGAGRGSR, from the coding sequence GTGAAAATCAGAAAAGCTGTAATCCCCGCTGCGGGGCTGGGTACACGTTTCCTGCCGGCCACGAAGGCCCAGCCGAAGGAAATGCTGCCTATCGTCGATAAGCCGGCGATTCAATATATCGTCGAAGAAGCGGTCCGTTCGGGTATTGAGAGTATCATCATCGTGACCGGGCGGGGCAAGAAGTCGATTGAGGATCATTTTGACAAATCGGTTGAACTGGAGCAGACGCTGCTGGACAAAGGAAAGCTGGACCTGCTCCGCGAAGTGCAGGGAATCAGCGAGCTGGCGAGCATTCACTACATCCGGCAAAAAGAGCCGCTCGGCCTCGGACATGCCATCTCCTGTGCGGAACAGTTCATCGGGGATGAGCCGTTTGCGGTGCTGCTGGGCGATGATATTATGGTATCCGAAACCCCGGCAATCGCGCAGATGATGCGGCTCTACGAACATTCCGGGCAGACGATTGTCGGCGTACAGCAGGTGCTGCCGCAGGACGTTCATAAGTATGGCATTATTGACTCGGCCGGTTCTGTGGAGGGCGTACATGCCGTGAACGGGCTGGTCGAGAAGCCGTCGCCGCAGAATGCGCCGTCGGATTATGCCATAATGGGGCGCTATATACTCCAGCCGTCCATCTTCTCCGTATTGAATAAGCTGGAGCGCGGAACCGGCGGCGAATACCAGCTGACCGATGCACTGCATGAAATATGCGGCCGGGAGGGAATGATGGCTCTGACACTGCAGGGCAAACGGTATGATATCGGCTCCAAATTCGGCTATATCCAGGCTACGCTGGAAATGGGGCTGCAGCGGGAAGAGCTGCGCCCGCTGCTGCTGCCCTACATGCGGGAGCTGCTCTCAGGGATGGAGGCCGGTGATGTCCCGTACCGGACTGCGCTGCGGAGTGCGGGTGCTGGCAGAGGCAGCAGGTAG
- a CDS encoding glycosyltransferase family 39 protein — translation MNWLKRLGSDVVLLGILLLAAVLYGYGIWNDQYVNTYYTTAVGSMLQSFHNFFFASLDSAGSVTVDKPPVTFWLQTLSALIFGLHGWSVILPQALGGVGSVLIVYLLVKPTFGKAAARLAALAMAATPVAAAVSRTNNIDALLVFTLLLAAWFLFKGIRTGRMGSLLAAFGLIGVAFNEKMLQAYMVVPAFYLFYILAARVNWKKKTGTLAACTAVLLAVSLSWAVIVDSIPADKRPYIGSSGTNSVLNLAFGYNGVSRLTGDRSTGGTGSGGGFGGGGMPAMNGEMPGFGGEMPAMNGAGGSWAGAGQGQEQGQSSAAGDSQRRGNGGTAPGQGDGGRGTASGQDGGMQGQEAGSGFNDGGRAFGGGDGGQGGRGGMNGGGGAGGMFNTGTAGPLRLFQSELSGQASWLLPFVLFGCIGIFASLRRKNFTRKHKEALFWLAWLVPVMGFFSIAGFFHQYYLIMMAPPVAALAGAGWSQLWSYYKERASWLSWLLPAAVLATTVLEVYIIHPYNDTIGRGWSIVVLAAGVAASVVLLILRLLKAGANKHSLVHAAAVTGLLVLLIGPLYWAFTPITYGNNSMTPAAGPDSSSSGGMGGRNSATGVNENLLAYLKENNTGEKYLFAAMDYGTAGAYIIDEGESVVILNGFNASDVPYTTDSLKALVESGQVKYFLVSSGGMGGGRGGGSSEITSWITENGTEIPSADWQGASSGGNGGTLYEVTLN, via the coding sequence ATGAATTGGTTAAAAAGGCTGGGTTCCGACGTCGTATTGCTGGGTATTCTGCTGCTGGCGGCTGTTCTGTACGGATATGGAATCTGGAATGATCAATATGTCAATACGTACTACACTACCGCAGTAGGGAGCATGCTGCAGAGCTTCCATAATTTCTTCTTCGCTTCACTTGACTCTGCCGGATCCGTAACTGTCGATAAGCCGCCGGTTACGTTCTGGCTGCAGACGTTAAGTGCACTGATCTTTGGCCTGCATGGCTGGAGTGTCATTCTGCCGCAGGCACTGGGCGGTGTAGGTTCAGTATTGATCGTCTATCTGCTTGTGAAGCCTACTTTCGGAAAAGCCGCTGCTCGGCTAGCTGCCCTGGCTATGGCGGCTACACCGGTAGCAGCCGCAGTGAGCCGCACGAATAATATTGATGCGCTGCTGGTGTTTACTTTGCTGCTGGCGGCATGGTTTTTGTTCAAAGGCATCAGAACCGGCCGGATGGGGAGTTTACTGGCTGCATTCGGGCTGATTGGTGTAGCCTTCAACGAGAAGATGCTGCAGGCCTATATGGTTGTTCCGGCATTCTATCTCTTCTATATTCTGGCTGCCAGGGTCAACTGGAAGAAGAAGACCGGGACTCTGGCCGCCTGCACCGCAGTGCTGCTGGCAGTTTCGCTCTCATGGGCGGTGATCGTTGATTCCATACCGGCGGACAAACGTCCTTATATCGGAAGCAGCGGAACCAACTCGGTGCTCAATCTGGCTTTTGGCTATAACGGTGTGTCCCGTTTGACCGGTGACCGCAGTACAGGCGGCACCGGAAGCGGCGGCGGTTTTGGCGGCGGCGGAATGCCCGCAATGAACGGGGAGATGCCGGGGTTTGGCGGTGAGATGCCGGCGATGAATGGAGCTGGCGGATCGTGGGCCGGAGCCGGGCAAGGCCAGGAGCAGGGCCAGAGCAGTGCAGCTGGCGATAGTCAGCGCCGTGGTAACGGCGGAACCGCTCCGGGCCAAGGCGACGGGGGCCGGGGAACCGCTTCCGGACAGGATGGCGGAATGCAGGGGCAAGAGGCGGGGAGCGGATTCAATGACGGCGGGCGTGCATTTGGCGGCGGAGACGGCGGCCAAGGCGGACGCGGCGGGATGAACGGCGGCGGTGGCGCTGGCGGGATGTTTAATACCGGTACAGCCGGTCCGCTGCGGTTGTTCCAATCCGAGTTATCGGGCCAAGCCAGCTGGCTGCTGCCGTTCGTGTTGTTCGGCTGCATCGGGATCTTTGCCAGCCTGCGCCGGAAGAATTTCACCCGGAAGCATAAGGAGGCCTTGTTCTGGCTCGCCTGGCTGGTGCCGGTCATGGGATTCTTCAGCATCGCCGGCTTCTTCCACCAGTATTATCTGATTATGATGGCTCCGCCGGTTGCGGCGCTGGCAGGTGCAGGCTGGTCACAGCTCTGGAGCTATTACAAGGAGCGTGCATCCTGGCTGTCCTGGCTGCTTCCGGCAGCGGTACTCGCAACAACGGTGCTCGAGGTATATATCATCCATCCTTATAACGATACCATTGGCCGCGGCTGGTCCATTGTTGTTCTGGCCGCAGGTGTTGCAGCTTCCGTAGTGCTGCTTATCCTGCGGCTGCTGAAAGCTGGCGCAAATAAGCATTCATTGGTGCATGCGGCAGCGGTAACGGGACTTCTGGTTCTGCTGATCGGTCCGCTCTACTGGGCATTTACGCCGATCACTTATGGTAACAACAGCATGACTCCGGCGGCAGGCCCGGACAGCAGCAGTTCTGGCGGTATGGGCGGCAGAAACAGTGCTACAGGCGTTAACGAGAATCTGCTGGCCTATCTTAAAGAAAACAACACCGGTGAGAAATACCTGTTCGCAGCTATGGATTATGGAACGGCAGGTGCTTATATTATCGACGAGGGCGAGTCGGTGGTCATCCTTAACGGCTTCAATGCATCAGACGTGCCTTACACGACAGATTCGCTCAAGGCGCTCGTAGAGAGCGGTCAGGTGAAATACTTCCTGGTTAGCAGCGGCGGCATGGGCGGCGGACGCGGAGGCGGCAGCTCGGAAATTACATCTTGGATCACTGAGAACGGGACTGAGATTCCGTCTGCAGACTGGCAGGGAGCTTCAAGCGGCGGCAATGGCGGAACATTATACGAAGTCACTCTTAATTAA
- a CDS encoding response regulator transcription factor, whose product MKAAQGVRLLLVDDEPHILQFLELGLINEGFEVQTAPDGTGAIAAAAEFKPHVVILDVMMPGMDGFEVVRYLRSEEAEVAVIMLTAKDEVDDRVKGLSIGADDYMVKPFSFDELLARIQARLRNQFPGLLGEVRCGPFRIDGRRKEIRHKDEVLELSPTEYELLQYLVINHGLVLSKPMILDKVWGYDFGGEENIVEVYIRSLREKLGDKDHRIIRTLRGAGYRVDLV is encoded by the coding sequence ATGAAAGCTGCGCAAGGCGTCCGGTTGCTTCTGGTGGATGATGAGCCTCATATACTTCAGTTCCTGGAACTGGGACTGATTAACGAAGGATTTGAAGTACAAACCGCCCCGGATGGTACGGGTGCAATCGCTGCGGCCGCAGAATTCAAGCCGCATGTTGTGATTCTTGACGTCATGATGCCCGGCATGGACGGATTCGAGGTCGTCCGCTACCTCCGTTCAGAGGAGGCGGAAGTAGCCGTGATCATGCTTACCGCCAAGGATGAAGTGGATGACCGGGTCAAAGGCCTGTCTATCGGCGCGGACGATTATATGGTCAAGCCCTTCAGCTTCGATGAGCTGCTGGCCAGAATTCAGGCCCGTCTGCGGAATCAGTTCCCCGGATTGCTCGGCGAGGTGCGCTGCGGCCCCTTCCGCATTGACGGCCGCCGCAAAGAAATCCGCCACAAGGATGAGGTGCTGGAGCTCTCGCCTACCGAATACGAGCTGCTGCAATATCTGGTTATTAATCACGGGCTGGTGCTCAGTAAACCCATGATTCTGGACAAGGTATGGGGATATGATTTCGGCGGCGAGGAGAATATCGTTGAGGTCTACATCCGTTCACTCCGCGAGAAGCTAGGCGATAAGGATCACCGGATTATCCGCACCCTGCGCGGCGCGGGGTACCGGGTGGACCTTGTATGA
- a CDS encoding glucose-1-phosphate adenylyltransferase: MKKKEMVAMLLAGGQGKRLKGLTKSIAKPAVYFGGTYRIIDFPLSNCSNSGIDTVGVLTQYEPLVLHSYIGVGSDWDLNRKDGGVFVLPPHERENGSSWYRGTADAIYRNLKFVDQFDPEHVLILSGDHIYKMDYHAMLQYHKSKNADCTISVIDVPLEEASRFGILNTEDDLKIYEFDEKPAKPKSTLASMGVYIFKWDVLRKHLLEDGENAGSSHDFGKDIIPLMLNDGESLYAYPFEGYWRDVGTVDSLWEANMDLLSDTPPLNLNDTSWRIFTRNPNQPAQYVAPGAKVSSCIINEGCIVYGEVKHSVLFYGVEVGEGSVITDSVIMPKVKIGKNVRIHKAIISENTVIEDYMEIGVDRENEDEILLIDKRSKKNKSVAAKTI, encoded by the coding sequence ATGAAGAAAAAAGAGATGGTAGCCATGCTATTGGCGGGAGGCCAAGGGAAAAGATTAAAGGGATTAACCAAATCGATTGCCAAACCGGCAGTTTATTTCGGAGGAACCTACCGCATCATCGATTTCCCCTTAAGTAATTGCTCGAATTCGGGTATCGACACAGTGGGTGTACTGACACAGTATGAACCGCTTGTGCTGCATTCGTATATTGGAGTCGGCAGTGACTGGGATTTGAACCGCAAGGATGGCGGGGTATTTGTATTGCCGCCGCATGAACGGGAGAACGGAAGCAGCTGGTACCGCGGTACGGCTGATGCGATTTACCGCAATCTTAAGTTTGTTGATCAATTCGATCCGGAGCATGTACTGATCCTGTCCGGCGACCATATTTACAAGATGGATTATCATGCTATGCTGCAGTATCACAAATCCAAGAACGCCGACTGCACCATTTCGGTCATTGACGTTCCCTTGGAGGAAGCGAGCCGCTTCGGCATACTGAATACGGAAGACGATCTCAAGATTTACGAGTTTGATGAGAAGCCTGCTAAACCTAAGAGCACACTTGCTTCTATGGGTGTATATATTTTCAAATGGGATGTTCTCCGCAAGCATCTGCTCGAGGACGGGGAGAACGCCGGCTCGTCACATGACTTCGGGAAGGATATCATTCCGCTGATGCTGAATGACGGAGAGTCCCTGTATGCTTATCCATTTGAAGGCTACTGGAGAGATGTTGGTACTGTAGACAGTCTGTGGGAAGCGAACATGGATCTCCTGAGTGACACTCCTCCGCTGAACCTGAATGATACCAGCTGGAGAATCTTCACCCGCAATCCGAATCAGCCGGCGCAGTATGTTGCACCGGGGGCCAAGGTATCCAGCTGCATTATTAACGAAGGCTGCATTGTGTATGGTGAGGTGAAGCATTCGGTACTGTTCTACGGGGTTGAAGTAGGTGAAGGCAGTGTGATTACGGATTCTGTAATTATGCCTAAGGTGAAGATCGGCAAGAATGTGAGAATTCACAAAGCGATCATCAGTGAGAACACAGTCATTGAGGATTATATGGAAATCGGCGTCGACCGGGAGAATGAGGATGAAATTCTGCTGATTGACAAACGCAGCAAAAAAAACAAATCCGTAGCAGCCAAAACCATATAA
- a CDS encoding sensor histidine kinase, with product MIARTRGFFSKLQAPRSLRKQLLATSLLILSVLLILIGVLQYALMRNFIYSNRAEAMETQMRSVPREFYYINLNNPLNNPAVENSSAGDSTQSGAANGASGGTYAPGNTASMNPGQNSSPQSGTPGGMGTDTANMSPDNRRFYGDRRPLLLDAHTTIAIYSSDGTFKDLQEETLSTSAAPRMSNEEYNSLLKQSSDKATGKYRLITAADGNEHLAVFMNLGRPGANKMLLQMSVETGPLRDVIMQQLLIFGALSVVALLAGLFLYLPALRKTLIPLSNMGESAQSIDAGNLDVRFPVDQGQLEVDKLSQSFNGMLERLEISFHNEREAKEQMRRFAADASHELRTPLTSIYGFLEVLLRGAADNRDQLYSALNSMHGEAKRINKLVEDLLLLARMDGAPQLRVKNLLLGEMIDEMQPQLLVLAGKRKVNFDISYGVRGPVDPDKIKQVILNLFHNAVQHTDEESGAIQISLHARGKVAVLTVQDNGSGISAGHLPHVFDRFYRSDSSRTRKYGGSGLGLSITKSIVEAHQGEITVTSTPGESTTFKVSLPCLPD from the coding sequence ATGATTGCCCGGACCAGGGGCTTCTTCAGCAAACTTCAGGCACCGCGATCCCTGCGCAAACAGCTGCTGGCCACCTCGCTGTTAATCCTGTCCGTATTGCTGATTCTGATCGGGGTACTCCAGTATGCTCTGATGCGGAATTTCATCTACAGCAACCGTGCGGAGGCGATGGAAACCCAGATGCGTTCCGTACCGCGCGAATTCTATTACATCAATCTTAATAATCCGCTGAACAACCCGGCAGTTGAGAACAGCAGTGCCGGAGACAGCACCCAGAGTGGAGCAGCAAACGGAGCTTCTGGCGGCACCTATGCTCCCGGCAATACTGCCAGTATGAATCCGGGCCAGAACAGCAGCCCCCAGAGCGGAACTCCCGGCGGAATGGGGACGGACACCGCTAATATGAGTCCGGACAATAGGCGTTTCTATGGGGACCGCCGCCCGCTGCTGCTGGACGCTCATACCACAATAGCTATCTACAGCTCTGACGGCACCTTCAAGGATCTGCAGGAAGAGACCCTGTCTACTTCAGCAGCACCAAGAATGAGCAACGAGGAGTACAACAGCCTGCTGAAGCAGTCATCCGATAAGGCAACCGGGAAATACAGGCTGATTACCGCAGCAGACGGCAACGAGCATTTGGCAGTTTTCATGAATCTCGGCAGACCAGGCGCCAATAAAATGCTGCTCCAGATGAGTGTCGAAACTGGACCGCTTAGAGATGTAATCATGCAGCAGCTGCTTATTTTTGGTGCATTATCAGTGGTCGCTCTGCTGGCGGGACTCTTCCTGTACTTACCCGCGCTGCGCAAAACGCTGATTCCCTTGTCCAATATGGGCGAATCCGCCCAAAGCATCGACGCCGGCAATCTGGATGTGCGTTTCCCTGTAGATCAGGGACAGCTTGAGGTCGACAAGCTCTCCCAGTCGTTTAACGGAATGCTGGAGCGTCTGGAGATTTCTTTTCACAATGAACGTGAGGCTAAAGAACAGATGCGCCGGTTCGCGGCAGATGCCTCCCATGAGCTAAGAACCCCGCTGACCTCAATATACGGATTTCTGGAGGTATTGCTCCGGGGAGCAGCCGATAACCGGGACCAGCTCTATAGTGCGCTCAACAGCATGCATGGAGAAGCCAAACGGATCAACAAGCTGGTGGAGGATTTGCTGCTGCTCGCCCGTATGGATGGTGCTCCGCAGCTGAGGGTTAAGAATCTGCTGCTCGGAGAGATGATTGACGAGATGCAGCCGCAGCTGCTGGTGCTGGCCGGCAAACGAAAGGTGAACTTCGATATTTCTTATGGCGTACGCGGCCCTGTTGATCCTGATAAAATAAAGCAGGTTATTCTTAATCTATTCCATAACGCCGTGCAGCATACGGATGAGGAATCCGGAGCGATTCAGATCTCGCTGCATGCCAGAGGTAAAGTGGCTGTTCTGACTGTACAAGACAACGGCTCCGGTATTTCAGCCGGTCATCTCCCGCATGTCTTCGACAGGTTCTACCGCAGCGATTCATCCCGCACCAGAAAATACGGAGGTTCAGGGCTCGGATTATCCATTACCAAGTCTATCGTGGAGGCGCATCAAGGAGAGATTACTGTAACCAGCACTCCTGGTGAATCCACAACCTTCAAAGTATCTCTTCCTTGCCTGCCGGATTAG
- a CDS encoding phosphotransferase family protein, with product MLGKVIGKGRTAEVMEYGDGRILKLYLDEIPEHHVDWEYQISTYVYEQGVHTPQPYELVAEEGRKGIVFQQIHGPSLLKLMGTRPWLISSYARQMAALQYSLHQLAGTGEAGEQKKRLKHNVIAAPMLNMEEKAPILALLELLPDGDKLCHGDFHPDNVLMDGKLWVIDWMTAVSGDPAADAARSVVMFSIGAMPKHASLFTKMFLGFARKRMTSQYTREYMRLSGVSRADIEAWILPVAAARLVEWLPVPEKEQLVREIRKRLKSLPPAR from the coding sequence ATGCTGGGGAAAGTGATCGGAAAAGGCCGGACTGCGGAAGTCATGGAGTATGGCGATGGAAGGATTCTTAAGCTTTACCTGGATGAGATTCCGGAGCATCATGTGGACTGGGAATACCAGATCAGTACATATGTCTATGAACAGGGAGTGCACACCCCGCAGCCGTATGAGCTGGTTGCGGAAGAGGGCAGGAAGGGAATAGTGTTTCAGCAGATACATGGTCCTTCACTGCTGAAGCTGATGGGTACCAGACCGTGGCTAATCTCCAGCTACGCGAGGCAGATGGCGGCTCTTCAATACAGCCTCCATCAGCTTGCGGGCACGGGTGAAGCCGGAGAACAGAAAAAGCGGCTGAAGCACAATGTTATTGCAGCACCTATGCTTAATATGGAAGAGAAGGCACCTATTCTAGCTCTGCTGGAGCTGCTTCCGGACGGCGATAAGCTATGTCATGGAGATTTCCATCCGGACAATGTGCTGATGGACGGAAAGCTGTGGGTCATTGACTGGATGACTGCCGTGTCAGGAGATCCTGCGGCAGATGCTGCACGGTCCGTAGTCATGTTCAGTATAGGTGCGATGCCTAAGCATGCCTCGTTGTTCACCAAAATGTTCTTAGGCTTCGCCAGAAAGCGGATGACAAGTCAATATACCCGTGAATATATGAGACTATCAGGGGTATCCCGGGCGGATATTGAAGCCTGGATACTGCCGGTTGCCGCTGCACGGCTGGTGGAGTGGCTTCCGGTACCTGAGAAGGAGCAGCTTGTCCGCGAAATCCGCAAGCGCTTAAAATCACTGCCACCCGCCCGATAA
- a CDS encoding antibiotic biosynthesis monooxygenase family protein codes for MITEAAMLQVKPGLTRQFEQSFKEASPLIASMDGYLGHELQHCMEDDHKYLLIVRWRSLEDHTVGFRESAQYQEWKAMLHHYYSPFPVVEHYTRINLD; via the coding sequence ATGATTACAGAAGCGGCAATGCTGCAGGTGAAGCCGGGGCTGACCCGGCAGTTTGAGCAGAGCTTCAAGGAGGCGTCCCCGCTGATTGCCTCTATGGACGGTTATCTGGGGCATGAGCTGCAGCACTGTATGGAGGATGACCATAAATACCTGCTGATTGTCAGATGGCGCAGCCTGGAGGATCATACGGTAGGGTTCAGGGAATCTGCTCAGTACCAGGAATGGAAAGCAATGCTGCATCATTACTACAGCCCCTTTCCGGTAGTTGAGCATTATACCCGTATTAATCTGGATTAG
- a CDS encoding FAD-dependent oxidoreductase produces MYEIAIIGAGPAGASAALFAAKAGKKTLLIDNDKGMTRRGWYENFYGISEIGGPDLVETGHKQAVKFGAELVAEQAAGLSASGEGFVIETESGATYEAKHVILATGVLTDLAAKAGVETKDGTEPRIKTVIAATAEGKTNIEGIWAAGTVAGVSVHAIITAGDGAKVAINVISELNGARYVDHDLLKA; encoded by the coding sequence ATGTACGAAATCGCTATTATCGGCGCCGGTCCTGCCGGTGCAAGTGCCGCCTTGTTCGCCGCCAAGGCGGGCAAAAAAACACTGCTGATCGACAATGACAAAGGCATGACCCGCAGAGGCTGGTATGAGAACTTTTACGGAATCAGCGAAATCGGCGGGCCGGACCTCGTGGAGACCGGACATAAGCAGGCCGTGAAATTCGGAGCTGAGCTGGTCGCTGAGCAGGCTGCCGGACTGAGCGCAAGCGGTGAAGGGTTTGTAATCGAAACCGAGAGCGGAGCTACTTATGAAGCCAAGCATGTTATTCTGGCTACAGGTGTGCTGACTGATCTGGCCGCCAAGGCCGGAGTGGAAACCAAGGATGGCACGGAGCCGCGAATCAAGACAGTTATTGCAGCTACTGCAGAAGGCAAAACTAACATTGAAGGTATCTGGGCAGCAGGAACGGTTGCCGGAGTGAGTGTCCACGCTATTATTACTGCCGGTGACGGTGCGAAGGTTGCTATTAATGTTATCAGCGAGCTGAACGGCGCGCGGTATGTCGATCACGACTTGCTGAAGGCTTAA
- a CDS encoding DUF1697 domain-containing protein codes for MNTYIALLRGINVGGNKLIKMQELKAMFGELQYKNVRTYIQSGNVVFESEEASGAGLAGVISQRIRETFGFEVPVILRSLEELEAVIAGNPFPLTEPEEFKRLYVSFLAEEPSAEALERVRPYEEGADKVRVIGKEIYTYYEVSVSESPLFKVQFDKLLGTNLTARNWNTLGKVTALARKP; via the coding sequence ATGAATACATACATCGCGCTGCTGCGCGGGATTAATGTCGGCGGCAACAAGCTGATCAAAATGCAGGAGCTTAAGGCAATGTTTGGGGAGCTCCAGTATAAGAATGTACGGACCTATATCCAGAGCGGCAATGTGGTATTTGAAAGTGAGGAGGCTTCCGGCGCCGGGCTCGCCGGGGTGATCAGCCAGCGTATCCGGGAGACCTTCGGATTCGAGGTGCCTGTGATCCTCCGTTCCCTGGAGGAGCTGGAAGCGGTTATTGCCGGCAACCCGTTCCCGCTGACGGAGCCGGAGGAATTCAAACGTCTGTATGTTTCGTTTCTGGCTGAGGAGCCTTCAGCTGAAGCACTGGAGAGGGTTCGTCCCTATGAAGAGGGAGCGGACAAGGTGCGGGTTATCGGCAAAGAGATATACACTTACTATGAGGTGAGCGTAAGCGAATCTCCACTCTTCAAAGTACAGTTCGACAAACTGCTCGGCACGAATCTCACCGCACGCAACTGGAACACTCTGGGTAAGGTGACGGCGCTGGCCCGCAAACCGTAG